The DNA region aaagtcatagtatagtatgttgaacaaatacattttttttcagtttttatttcagGAACTTTATCAGTCGTATTACAGACGGTTTCTTCGTTTATTTTGTCAGAAACTTCCCAAAAAACAACCCAAACATTTACAGTGAAACCCTAAAATTAATAATCTAATATTAATATAATGAATTCCATTTGGAATAAATGAAACATCACGTGTTCATCAGCTGTTCAGTCCGTAAACATCCAATCAGATCAGCCCGTCTGGTCCGGCCCACCAATCAGAGAAGGTTTAGATGATGTCACACAAGTTTGTTCAGTTTGAACCAATCAGGTGAAGGAAACAcactgttctttctttcttcaagAATAACGTTTTAATAATGTAATCTTTGTGTTTTAGAGATTATTATATAAGGAATATAAATCCTGAACGCTCTTCTCCCGTCAGACTGAACCTAAATACTGAGAAGTTAGACTTTTAAGAGTTTAAACTTTCCTAATGTCACCGGTAAAATACTACGAATGTATATTTAGTATTTTATGGAACCAGAATCCCTGAGAACTACGAGGCTGAGTTTGAGTCTCTGAGTTCTGCAGTTCCACGTTTACTTTCAATGGAAGTTGTGcgcccggttagctcagttggtagaatgGGCGCACATATAgaggaggtttactcctcaacgccgTGGCCAtgggttcgactccgccctgcggccctttgctgcgtgtcataccccccctctctcccctttacgtcttcagctgttctgtcaaaataaaggctgaaaaatgcccaaaaactaTTTCAATATCAATGAGAGTTGAATTCATTTGTGGACTCGTTCTCAAGTCTTCTCGTTTCTTTTATTTGATATAAAGGTGTTTTCGGGGCCGGACACAGTCCCTGACGGAGAACTGACCTCTGGGAGAAGATTTCACTGGGATCAAAGTTCAAACAGCTCGGGGACTCGAACCCCCGGCTGGTTCTTGTTCTCGTTTAACGTCTCTAAGTTCAGGTTTTTCATCAGTCCTGATCCTGGATCACTTTAAACTCCAGATTCTGTCCCCGTGTCTCTGGTGTCTCCGGCGTCCTAGATGGACTCGATCTGGCGCCGGACCTTCTCGGAGGCGAGGCGGTCGAGCCAGCGCTGACGGATGACCACGACCACGGCGAACGCCGCCATCAGAGCCAACATGGCTGCCTCGAACTTCCAGAAGAGATGTTCCTCCATCACTGCAGAGCGGCAGCTGCAACAGAGACATGTTCATTATTACATATTAATACACCAGACATGTTCATTATTACATATTAATACACCAGACATGTTCACTATTACATattaatacacacagacatgttcATTATTAACTATTAATACAACACAGACATGTTCATTATTACATATTAATACACCAGACATGTTCATTATTACATATTAATACACCAGACATGTTCATTATTAACTgttagacacagagacacagagagacacagagacacagagacacacagagacacacagacacacagagagacacagacacacacagagacacagagacacagagacacagagagacacagagagacagagagacacacagagacacagagagacacagagacagagacacagagagacacagagagacagagggagacagagacacacagagacacagagagacagagggagacagagacacagagagactctAATTGGATGTCAGAGCGGTTTGAGTAAACTGACCTCTTGTACTCGTCCCGGTTGGATCTGGTGCAGTTGACCCTCTCCACGTATCCTGTCAGCCCGCAGGACGACCACGACCGCTACAACACAACAATACAAGTCAGTTATTCTCACTACTCTGGCTTTTTCTCAACATTTATCTGGCTTTTTCTCAACATTTATCTGgctttttctcaacatttttgtggctttttctcaacatttttctggctttttctcaacatttttctggctttttttcaacatttttctggctttttctcaacatttttgtggctttttggcttttttctcaacatttttgtggctttttttcaacatttttctggctttttttcaacatttatctggctttttttcaacatttatcggctttttttcaacatttatctggctttttttcaacatttatcggctttttttccaacatttatctggctttttttcaacatttatcggcttttttttccaacatttatctggctttttttcaacatttttgtggcttttttctcaacatttttgtggctttttctcaacatttttgtggctttttttcaacatttatctggctttttctcaacatttttgtggcttttttctcaacatttttgtggctttttttcaacatttttgtggcttttttctcaacatttttgtggctttttttcaacatttttgtggctttttctcaacatttttgtggcttttttctcaacatttttgtggctttttctctcaacatttttgtggcttttttctcaacatttttgtggctttttctcACCATTTATCTGgctttttctcaacatttttgtggctttttctcAACATTTATCTGGCTTTTTCTCAACATTTATCTGGCTTTTTCTCAACATTTATGTGGCTTTTTTCTCAACATTTATGTGgctttttctcaacatttttgtggctttttttcaacatttatgtggctttttctcaacatttttgtggctttttttcaacatttatctggcttttttcaacatttatgtggctttttctcaacatttttgtggctttttctcAACATTGAtctggcttttttcaacatttttatggcttttttcagACTAGAAGAGTTATTCTCTAAATGATCTTTAAACACTCACAGACTGGAAGGCGTTACACAGCGAACACTCGGTGGTTACCACAAACTCTTCCAGCAGCCAGCAGGGGGCGGCCACCGCTTTCGCTGCTGCAGGgagacaagaagaagaagaaggtcagaccaaagcccgtctacggaaagccgttccactccctgttcagccccattgtaccgaatttggttacagttccaccagagttccactgggggtgatcacggtccagtgctaaatgaatgggagcctatggagctagatgctaaatgaatgggaccctatggagctagatgctaaatgaatgggaccctatggagctggatgctaaatgaatgggaccctaTGAGCtgatgctaaatgaatgagtcatgagctagatgctaaatgaatgggactctatggagctagatgctaaatgaatgggactctatggagctggatgctaaatgaatgggactctatggagctagatgctaaatgaatgggactctatggagctggatgctaaatgaatgggactctatggagctggatgctaaatgaatgggactctatggagctagatgctaaatgaatgggactctatggagctagatgctaaatgaatgggactctatggagctagatgctaaaatgaatgggactctatggagctagatgctaaatgaatgggactctatggagctaacctgtcagctgtgttgtattaacagggagagtctaacctgtcagctgtgttgtattaacagagagagactaacctgtcagctgtgttgtattaacagggagagactaacctgtcagctgtgttgtattaacagagagagactaacttgtcagctgtgttgtattaacagggatagtctaacctgtcagctgtgttgtattaacagagagagtctaacctgtcagctgtgttgtattaacagagagagactaacttgtcagctgtgttgtattaacagagagagtctaacctgtcagctgtgttgtattaacagagagagtctaacctgtcagctgtgttgtattaacagggagagactaacctgactcagagcttgctgtaaagcagcatctctggccgtatatgtgtatgacgtcattgacattttaaaaggctttttagaacaaaaaagcctctttaaataatctaacacccagcagagtgtattttcttagcctcccctttcaaatgcaacattcagaTTACTAGACAacaatgatatcctgagaaaagtggatgttgaggggtatagctccatagaggcccattcattctgcactggcctgtgagcgccccctatatggaactctgtggaactgcaaccaggtCAGAAGACAGACGTAACGAGAGAGttacttcttcccttattagacatTCTTTGGTCAGactgtctttgctgtaatctgATTGGTCCGTACCTGTAGTTCTCTCTTCACTCAGCAGAGCTGCTCCAAACACTCTGAAACAGAACAACATGTCAACAACATGTCAACAACATGTCAGCAACATGTCAACAACATGTCAGCAAGCAACATGTCAGTCAGCAACACGTCAACAACATGTCAGTCAGCAACATgtcagtcaacacacacacacacacacacacagatagatatatatatatatatatatatatctctatatagagatatctatatatatatatatctctatatagagatatctatatctatatatatattagtgtatatatctcatatatatatatatatatatatatatacactatatatatatatatatatatatatatatatatagtgagatatatctctcatatatatatatatatatagtgtgtatatatcaATCATAGTGTTTGGCTGACCTGAGGGAGACGAGTCCCCAGAACAGAGCGTGGAGGACGAGGACTCGCGGCCGACAGCACGCCATGGGGATCCTGCAGTCACCCTCCATCAGCCTGCTCCTCCACCAGGACCCCACCGCAGCCACCCTGCTGGCTGTCTgactgcctgtttctctctctgtctctgcctgtctgtctgtctctgtctgtctctctctctctctctgtctgtctctctgcctgcctccctgtctgtctctctgtctgtctgcctgcctgtctgtctgtctgtctgtctgtctgtctgtctgcctgtctgtctgtctctctccctgcctgcctctctgcctgcctgtctctctgcctgtctgtctcttagaGCTCCAGGCTGCTGAACCCTGAGAGATAAGACAGATGAAAGGGTTTATTAGTGTGTTTACCTCCAGATacatgctaacagctagcctgctaaCACTGTGTTTACCTCCAGATacatgctaacagctagcctgctaaACACACTGTGTTTACCTCCAGATAgatgctaacagctagcctgctaaACACTGTGTTTACCTCCAGATAGATGCTAACAACTAGCCTGCTAACACTGTGTTTACCTCCAGATACATGCTAATAGCTAGCCTGCTAACACTGTGTTTACCTACAGATacatgctaacagctagcctgcttaCACTGTGTTTACCTACAGATaaatgctaacagctagcctgcttaCACAGTGTTTACCTACAGATACATGCTAACAACTAGCCTGCTAACACTGTGTTTAACTACAGATACATGCTAACAGCTATCCTGCTTACACAGTGTTTACCTACAGATacatgctaacagctagccaactTACACTGTGTTTACCTACAGATacatgctaacagctagccaactTACACTGTGTTTACCTACAGATacatgctaacagctagccaactTACACTGTGTTTACCTACAGATacatgctaacagctagcctgcttaCACTGTGTTTACCTACAGATacatgctaacagctagctcAGCTCCAAATCTGCACACTCACCGTGATCCGCTGACACAGCCGCCATTTTAAACTGAGCGCGGGaacagagaagaggaagaagacggTTTATAGCCGTTAAATCTACCGAGTAACGTTACCGGGGCTCTAGCTGTACCCACCGACTGATAACGGAGTCGAGTCTGTCCGCAGTCTGAGACCGACGCCGGGGTAGCGTCAAAACACTTCCGGTTCAGctctttcagaataaaagcggCACGCAGCCTTTCTCTGGAACTAACACTagcttatattattattattattattattattattattattattattattattattattattattatatatctttaaataagGTGGGAAATGGTCTGTTATATATTGATGAAAGACCCCCTCTTATTTCCTTTCTGTTCATTTATAAAGTGTATATTAATGTATTGGGATGTATTGTATATCCTTGTTTTTatggtttttttattttgccattTCCTATATTTTATATGTATGCTACTtagaattatttttaaaatgttgttgcaTCTAAAAGCATTgaatacagaaaaatacactttattttaaaggctaaaatgcGTCACTGTTGGTGCTGTGTTGTAAACACGAACGTGGATGGACAGTCAGAGAAAACGTCACCAGGGTGTCTCTGCGGCTGCGCAGACTTTATTGTGACTGAACAGAATACGTGGATCAGtcaaaacagacatttacagCGACAACACAGGTTCAAACATAACAAGTAGCAAGTAGTCAATGTAGTTAATGGacagttaaagagtaagatccttttagtttaacattaaacagccccgaaatcaccatcaccaccagactccatgtaaataatcagtacttttatcagcataaaacacacttcattcaaagtggacagaaactaaatcaaactaccaaaagctgtcttggttcatctttccactgttccaataatcaccactctggtttggttgaaataaacccttaattcacccatttacatgtggagatatgctggctctatacacgctaaaagtcctgattatttacatggagtctggtggagatatgctggctctatacacgctaaaagtcctgattatttacatggagtctggtggagatatgctggctctatacacgctaaaagtcctgattatttacatggagtctggtggagatatgctgactctatacacgctaaaagtcctgattatttacatggagtctggtggagatatgctgactctatacacgctaaaagtcctgattatttacatggagtctggtggagatatgcagGCTCTATatacgctaaaagtcctgattatttacatggagtctggtggagatatgctggctctatacacgctaaaagtcctgattatttacagggagtctggtggagatatgctggctctatacacgctaaaagtcctgattatttacaggGAGTCTGGTGGTGGTGATTTCGGGGCCgtagataaataataatatatatatatatatatatatatatatatatatatatatatatatatatatatatatatatatatatacacattatttgTCAGGTTGTGTTTATGATGAAGGGATCGTTTCAGAGACTGTGGACGAAGAAATGTGAACACCTGGAGCCCCGGGGACAGAGACACACCTGGACAGGACGAGTCTTCTGAGTCTGAGTCGGCCAACAGAACTGCTCCCTGTtacactgagagacagacaggttagacagacagacaggttagacagacaggttagagagatggacaggttagacagacggacaggttagacagacagacaggttagacagacagacaggttagacaggttagacagacaggttagacagataggttagacagacggacaggttagacagacggacaggttagacagacagacaggttagacagacaggttagagagatggacaggttagacagacagacaggttagacagacaggttagacagacaggttagacagacggacaggttagacagacaggtcagagagacagacaggttagagagatggacaggttagacagacaggttagagagatggacaggttagacagacagacaggttagacagacagacaggttagagagatggacaggttagacagacggacag from Sander vitreus isolate 19-12246 unplaced genomic scaffold, sanVit1 ctg458_0, whole genome shotgun sequence includes:
- the jtb gene encoding protein JTB; this translates as MEGDCRIPMACCRPRVLVLHALFWGLVSLRVFGAALLSEERTTAAKAVAAPCWLLEEFVVTTECSLCNAFQSRSWSSCGLTGYVERVNCTRSNRDEYKSCRSAVMEEHLFWKFEAAMLALMAAFAVVVVIRQRWLDRLASEKVRRQIESI